The DNA sequence GGCTACACTGCCGCCATGAACGCTGCGCAGCCCCTGGACCGCCTCCCCTTCGAGCCTGCGCACCTGCGCTGGCGCAACCGCTACACCAGCATGGGCCTGCCGTTTGCCCACCGGCAGCCCGGCCAGGCGCTGCCGAACCCGCGGTGGGTCGCGGTCAGCGACGCCGCATCGGCGGACCTGGGCTGGCCGACCGACTGGTGGCAGCACCCAGGCGCGCTGGACGCCTTCAGCGCCGGCACCCCCTGGCCCGGCATGGACACGGCCGCGACGGTCTACAGCGGCCACCAGTTCGGCGTCTGGGCGGGCCAGCTGGGCGACGGCCGTGCGCTGCTGCTCGGCGAGGTCGAGACCCCGGACGGCGCGCGCGAGCTGCAGCTCAAGGGCAGCGGCATGACGCCCTACTCCCGGCGCGCCGATGGCCGGGCCGTGCTGCGCTCGTCGATCCGCGAGTTCCTGTGTTCCGAGGCGATGCACGCGCTCGGCATCCCCACGACCCGCGCGCTGGCGCTGACCGCGTCCGACCTGCCGGTGCGCCGCGAGCGCGCGGAAACCGCCGCCGTGGTCACGCGGGTCGCGCCGAGCTTCGTGCGCTTCGGGCACTTCGAGCACTTCTGCCACCACGTGCGCGATGGCGACTACACCGCGCTGCGCCGCCTGGCCGACTTTGTCATCGACCACCATTACCCGGCCTGCCGCGAGGCGGCGCAACCCGTCGCGGCGATGCTGGCCGAGGTCGCGCGCCGCACCGCGGGCCTGCTGGCGGACTGGCAGGCGGTCGGGTTCTGCCACGGCGTGATGAACACGGACAACCTGTCCATCCTCGGCCTGACGATCGACTACGGCCCCTTCGGCTTCCTCGACGGCTTCGATCCGATGCACGTCTGCAACCACTCGGACGAACAGGGCCGCTACGCCTATGCGCGCCAGCCGCAGGTCGCCTACTGGAACCTGCGCGCGCTGGCGCAGGCGCTGGTGCCGCTGATCGACGGCGACAAGGAGCAGATCGGCGCGGTGCTGAGCGATGCGCTCTCCGTCTATCCCGACACCTTCACCCGCCAGCTCGGCCAGCGCATGCGCGCCAAGCTCGGCCTGGCCACCGAACAGGATGGCGACCAGACGCTGATCGACGACCTGATGCGCTTGATGGCCCGCCACCAGACCGACTACACGCTGACCTGGCGGCTGCTGGCCGACCACCGGATCGGCGCAGTCGGCCCCGTGGCACCGGAGCCGGTGCGCGACCTGTTTCTCGACGGCGAAGGCTTCGACGCCTGGATCGTCCGCTACGACGAGCGCCTGCGCGCCGAAGGCAGCATGGACGCCGAACGGCGCGCGCGCATGCAGGCGGTCAACCCGCGCTACATCCTGCGCAACCACCTGGCCGAAACCGCGATCCGGCTGGCCGAAGCGGGCGACTACAGCGAGGTGCAGCGCCTGCACCGGGCCCTGAGCCGGCCGTTCGACGAGCAGCCGGAACACGCCGCCTACGCCGAGCTGCCGCCCGCCTGGGCCAGCTCGCTCGAAATCTCCTGCTCATCCTGATTGATCCACGGAGTCCCGCCATGACCTACCCGATCACCAAGACCGACGCCGAATGGCGTGCCCTGCTCGAC is a window from the Sphaerotilus montanus genome containing:
- a CDS encoding protein adenylyltransferase SelO, with the protein product MNAAQPLDRLPFEPAHLRWRNRYTSMGLPFAHRQPGQALPNPRWVAVSDAASADLGWPTDWWQHPGALDAFSAGTPWPGMDTAATVYSGHQFGVWAGQLGDGRALLLGEVETPDGARELQLKGSGMTPYSRRADGRAVLRSSIREFLCSEAMHALGIPTTRALALTASDLPVRRERAETAAVVTRVAPSFVRFGHFEHFCHHVRDGDYTALRRLADFVIDHHYPACREAAQPVAAMLAEVARRTAGLLADWQAVGFCHGVMNTDNLSILGLTIDYGPFGFLDGFDPMHVCNHSDEQGRYAYARQPQVAYWNLRALAQALVPLIDGDKEQIGAVLSDALSVYPDTFTRQLGQRMRAKLGLATEQDGDQTLIDDLMRLMARHQTDYTLTWRLLADHRIGAVGPVAPEPVRDLFLDGEGFDAWIVRYDERLRAEGSMDAERRARMQAVNPRYILRNHLAETAIRLAEAGDYSEVQRLHRALSRPFDEQPEHAAYAELPPAWASSLEISCSS